A section of the Methanosarcina mazei S-6 genome encodes:
- a CDS encoding signal recognition particle protein Srp19, with amino-acid sequence MKDKGKLVIWPAYIDQTKSRSSGRIISRKNSIKEPHLNEIKEAARQLGLNPEVEPEKAYPKSWWEVSGRVLVDDNGPKSVIAKQIALAIKKMRGQEVPAKT; translated from the coding sequence ATGAAAGATAAGGGAAAACTTGTAATCTGGCCGGCATATATCGACCAGACAAAATCCAGAAGCAGCGGCAGGATAATCTCACGGAAAAACTCCATAAAGGAACCGCACCTGAACGAAATCAAAGAAGCTGCCAGACAACTTGGCCTGAACCCGGAAGTGGAGCCTGAAAAAGCCTATCCCAAATCCTGGTGGGAAGTTAGCGGAAGAGTGCTTGTAGACGATAATGGCCCAAAGTCCGTTATTGCAAAACAGATAGCCCTGGCAATCAAAAAAATGAGAGGACAGGAAGTCCCTGCAAAAACATGA
- a CDS encoding ribonuclease P protein component 4 has protein sequence MPRAARKQQKNLIQNIAVQRMWRLFERAKVELPENPERSRHYVQLIRNISMRNRISIPREIKSRICKHCYSFLTPGYNSRYRLNEGFVVITCEHCGKEMRYPYKKLK, from the coding sequence ATGCCCAGAGCAGCCAGGAAACAGCAAAAAAACCTTATTCAGAACATAGCCGTCCAGCGTATGTGGCGGCTTTTTGAGCGTGCAAAAGTTGAGCTTCCGGAAAACCCTGAGCGCAGCAGGCATTACGTGCAGCTCATACGAAACATTTCCATGAGGAACAGGATAAGCATTCCGAGAGAAATCAAAAGCAGGATCTGTAAACACTGCTATTCTTTTCTTACTCCCGGATATAATTCACGTTACAGATTGAATGAAGGGTTTGTTGTCATAACCTGTGAACATTGCGGAAAGGAAATGAGGTATCCTTATAAAAAATTAAAATAA
- a CDS encoding MBL fold metallo-hydrolase has translation MVNSVKIKDISIQWLGHAGFLLEGEGKKIYIDPFRIAQEPAFDDRADILLITHEHYDHCSPDDIRKVRKSDTTTLIPENCSLEFKGDARRVAEGDILADGLEIKGTRIEVVPAYNIDKPYHPRGLGVGYIVELEGLRIYHAGDSDFIPEIEAINADIALLPIGGTYTMNEEEAANAAAVISPGFTIPMHYGSEGINGDPERFKALVHSKNPDINVIILIPDQFPSTDRTGHPFK, from the coding sequence ATGGTGAATAGTGTGAAAATCAAGGATATCAGCATTCAATGGTTAGGGCATGCCGGTTTTTTGCTTGAAGGGGAAGGCAAAAAAATCTATATTGATCCTTTTAGGATTGCTCAGGAGCCTGCTTTTGATGACAGGGCAGATATTCTCCTTATCACTCATGAACACTATGATCACTGCAGCCCTGATGATATCAGGAAGGTCAGGAAATCTGACACTACTACCCTTATCCCTGAAAATTGTTCTCTTGAATTCAAGGGAGATGCAAGGAGGGTTGCTGAAGGGGATATTCTGGCTGATGGGCTTGAGATCAAAGGGACCCGTATTGAAGTGGTCCCTGCTTATAATATTGATAAGCCGTATCATCCCAGAGGGCTTGGAGTGGGGTATATCGTAGAACTTGAAGGGTTAAGGATTTATCACGCAGGAGATTCAGACTTTATTCCAGAGATAGAGGCTATCAATGCCGATATAGCTCTTCTGCCTATCGGGGGTACGTATACCATGAACGAGGAAGAAGCCGCGAATGCAGCAGCAGTTATATCTCCCGGTTTTACTATTCCCATGCATTATGGTTCAGAAGGAATTAACGGAGACCCCGAAAGGTTTAAAGCTCTTGTACACAGCAAGAACCCGGATATTAATGTGATTATTTTGATTCCTGATCAGTTTCCTTCGACGGATAGAACAGGACACCCATTTAAGTAA
- a CDS encoding TrmB family transcriptional regulator, translated as MFLQHNNQLICNLEKMGLTENEAKAYVGLVSLGEATAREVHELTNVPRAKIYEVLKVLAKRGYLEVRQGSPTYFRAVDPKQVIGKIKDEFINCAIETLDQLNELSYELPRTSPVWCIQSEWGIKNRIREILNGVKEELIVFSSSPRFFQEFEAELKKLEKTCQLTFIISEPEKFESFPFEFRETTKEFREFLNNIVIDGIRYDEEFFMIADGKESIGVHSAGDKREAVVIKLPVVCYLQKMIYDRVLEPSFVKKNRKSA; from the coding sequence ATGTTTTTACAGCACAATAATCAATTAATTTGCAATCTGGAGAAGATGGGGCTAACTGAAAACGAGGCAAAAGCCTATGTAGGGCTTGTCAGTCTTGGAGAGGCTACGGCACGAGAAGTTCATGAACTTACAAACGTGCCGAGAGCCAAGATATATGAAGTCCTTAAAGTACTCGCAAAAAGGGGTTATCTGGAAGTCCGACAGGGCTCTCCGACTTACTTCCGTGCAGTTGATCCCAAGCAGGTAATAGGCAAGATAAAAGACGAATTCATTAACTGCGCAATCGAAACTCTTGACCAGCTCAATGAACTCAGTTATGAGCTTCCCAGGACATCTCCTGTCTGGTGCATCCAGAGCGAATGGGGGATTAAAAACAGGATCCGTGAAATTCTCAATGGGGTAAAAGAAGAGCTGATTGTCTTCTCATCCAGCCCCAGGTTCTTTCAGGAATTTGAAGCTGAACTGAAAAAACTGGAAAAAACCTGCCAGTTAACCTTTATTATAAGTGAACCTGAAAAGTTTGAATCGTTTCCATTTGAGTTCCGGGAAACCACTAAAGAATTTCGCGAGTTCCTGAACAATATCGTAATTGATGGAATCAGGTATGACGAAGAATTTTTTATGATAGCTGACGGAAAGGAATCAATAGGGGTGCACAGCGCAGGAGACAAAAGAGAAGCGGTTGTAATCAAACTGCCAGTTGTTTGTTACCTGCAAAAGATGATTTATGATAGGGTTCTCGAGCCAAGCTTCGTTAAAAAAAATCGTAAATCTGCTTGA
- a CDS encoding efflux RND transporter permease subunit: MRGFTIKNTFEKLGFFIQNNRFSILLVAFLFIVIATQGAQNIEMASGTETFVGKDSPLYQDYDHLYQKIFQTQSIVVMVEGNEVKNADLMKAVDRMEHQLQGTEGVIETTSPASLIKMVNYQMTGRYVIPDTDKEIEAIIDGNPEIFGQIVPDNTHILISVVMAGSTSDAAQEDILYATEDSVSFAEFPPSYNIIVTGDPAFMVSMNYEMNSSMGVLLGLSGLFMVIILFFVFKHVRWGLLPLPVVLLGIIYTFGAMGYIGISLSMVSMAAFPILIGVGIDYAIQFHNRLEEELHKSESKERAVVETIKNTGPAVLIALGMTALGFVSLFTSSVPMIQDFGKLLLIGIIMCYLSSIFVGITTISLFDKYSDKNPLKKIARKIKPAGLDKKKKSEKKRGEGHITEKLLQKTTDLTIRYDIIVLGIASLLCLGGLYVDQSVPIETDVQTFVPQDMPALVDLAHMGDIMGGTDELNLIIKVKDTANPDVLKWIDRFSEHEVEGRKHIYSASSIVPLVKERNGGTIPDTSQEIEAIYAEIPESQKDRYMYGKNMLLLNFNIGNAVADIKVTGIQELTDIVKQDMQWMPAPPGTSVTITGNNVVFIEVITALTSGRVAMTFLGLILVLAGLFVVYRDWLKAVVPIIPMFIVIGWSGGVMYYLDIEYTPMTATLGALILGVGSEYAILMMERYFEEKDAGATPMEAIHMTSAKIGTAIIASGATTVFGFLALVVSPFPMISNFGIVTVVDVLMALLATFVVFPPLIVVLDTWREKRRGATAEKEAKKQIQGADV; encoded by the coding sequence ATGAGAGGATTTACTATTAAAAATACTTTTGAAAAACTGGGATTTTTTATTCAGAATAACCGTTTTTCCATACTTCTGGTAGCCTTTCTGTTCATAGTCATAGCAACACAGGGCGCACAAAATATAGAGATGGCTTCAGGAACAGAGACATTTGTAGGGAAAGACTCCCCTCTCTATCAGGACTACGATCACCTTTATCAAAAAATATTTCAGACTCAATCAATTGTGGTAATGGTAGAGGGCAATGAGGTGAAAAACGCTGACCTGATGAAAGCCGTGGACAGAATGGAACACCAGCTCCAGGGCACTGAGGGTGTAATAGAAACCACAAGCCCTGCCTCCCTGATCAAAATGGTTAATTACCAGATGACAGGAAGATACGTGATTCCAGATACCGATAAAGAGATTGAAGCTATTATAGATGGAAACCCTGAAATTTTCGGACAGATTGTCCCTGATAATACTCACATTCTGATTTCAGTAGTAATGGCCGGCTCAACCAGTGACGCTGCACAGGAAGATATCCTTTATGCCACTGAAGATTCGGTTTCATTTGCAGAATTTCCACCTTCTTACAACATCATCGTCACAGGTGACCCGGCCTTCATGGTCTCCATGAACTACGAAATGAATTCCAGCATGGGTGTGCTTCTGGGACTTTCCGGTCTTTTCATGGTTATCATATTATTTTTCGTGTTCAAACACGTCCGATGGGGCCTTCTCCCTCTACCGGTAGTCCTTCTCGGAATTATTTACACCTTTGGAGCTATGGGCTATATCGGAATTTCCCTTTCCATGGTCTCAATGGCTGCGTTCCCGATCCTCATAGGCGTGGGGATAGACTATGCTATCCAGTTCCATAACAGGCTTGAAGAAGAACTGCACAAAAGCGAGAGCAAGGAAAGGGCAGTTGTAGAAACCATAAAGAATACTGGACCTGCAGTTTTAATAGCTCTGGGAATGACAGCGCTTGGCTTTGTATCTCTCTTTACATCTTCAGTGCCTATGATCCAGGACTTTGGAAAACTGCTCCTGATAGGCATTATAATGTGTTATCTCTCCTCCATATTCGTGGGAATTACAACAATTTCACTATTTGATAAGTATTCGGACAAAAATCCTCTAAAGAAAATTGCCAGAAAGATAAAACCGGCAGGTCTGGATAAAAAGAAAAAGTCGGAAAAAAAGAGAGGAGAGGGGCATATAACAGAGAAATTGCTCCAGAAAACTACCGACCTGACAATCAGATACGATATTATTGTACTGGGAATTGCAAGCCTGCTCTGTTTAGGCGGGCTTTATGTGGATCAGTCAGTACCAATTGAGACTGACGTGCAAACATTCGTTCCCCAGGATATGCCTGCTCTTGTGGACCTCGCGCATATGGGAGACATCATGGGCGGGACAGATGAACTGAACCTTATTATCAAGGTTAAAGATACAGCGAATCCGGATGTTCTGAAGTGGATAGATCGGTTTTCCGAGCATGAAGTTGAAGGAAGAAAGCACATTTACAGCGCTTCTAGCATTGTACCCCTGGTGAAGGAAAGGAACGGAGGCACGATCCCGGATACAAGCCAGGAAATAGAAGCTATTTATGCTGAGATCCCGGAATCTCAGAAAGACCGTTACATGTACGGGAAAAATATGCTTCTCCTTAATTTCAATATAGGAAATGCGGTTGCGGACATTAAAGTAACAGGTATTCAGGAACTAACTGACATTGTTAAACAGGATATGCAATGGATGCCAGCCCCTCCGGGTACATCTGTCACTATTACCGGGAACAATGTTGTATTTATAGAAGTTATTACAGCTCTTACCAGTGGTAGAGTAGCAATGACTTTCCTGGGGCTTATTCTTGTGCTTGCAGGGCTTTTCGTTGTTTACAGAGACTGGCTGAAAGCGGTAGTCCCTATCATCCCCATGTTCATAGTAATAGGCTGGTCAGGAGGAGTTATGTATTACCTTGATATCGAATACACTCCCATGACAGCAACTCTTGGAGCTCTGATTCTGGGAGTAGGGTCTGAGTATGCGATCCTTATGATGGAGCGTTACTTTGAGGAAAAAGATGCAGGTGCAACTCCTATGGAAGCTATCCATATGACCAGTGCCAAAATAGGAACTGCAATCATTGCTTCAGGAGCGACCACTGTATTTGGATTCCTGGCACTGGTCGTTTCCCCCTTCCCTATGATCAGCAATTTCGGAATAGTTACGGTTGTGGATGTCCTGATGGCTCTCCTGGCAACTTTTGTAGTTTTCCCACCGCTTATAGTGGTCCTTGATACCTGGAGAGAAAAGAGGAGAGGAGCCACGGCAGAGAAAGAGGCAAAAAAACAAATTCAGGGGGCAGATGTATGA
- a CDS encoding COG1361 S-layer family protein, which yields MIQAPGKTRQEIMKKASRFTLVLLIISITAFPALGDDETDFIVPDYGYTVDYYRSYGEPVLKASVTGNPEFSRGETANLQIKIANKGVIDGFKRLNVNQAGISDANEEMLAKAEMEEEKECTTAKNINAVLVSGTEYIEVKSASNIQNVEELETGYTANIQYTIKIDSDTPAGNYELLLPVSYDYQANVRTATGEIINLGLTDMEYTIDYDTKEETLRIPISIKSEPKFEVTEVSGNLKQGESRVINVTYMNTREEVAQDATARIIVMTPLSTQKSMVRLGDIGPGESRTASFEIASAREATVKNYGIDSEIKYVDKDGETSFSNNLKVHVPLEATEKKISITGIAIILIILIALYQIVNMYRKRNRNNDETAPGDENE from the coding sequence ATGATACAAGCACCCGGAAAAACCAGACAAGAAATAATGAAGAAAGCTTCGAGATTTACATTAGTCCTGTTAATAATTTCAATCACTGCATTCCCAGCCCTTGGAGACGATGAGACAGACTTTATTGTCCCGGATTATGGATATACAGTGGACTATTACAGGAGTTACGGGGAACCTGTTCTGAAGGCATCAGTAACAGGAAATCCAGAGTTCAGCAGGGGAGAGACTGCAAACCTGCAAATAAAAATTGCGAATAAAGGAGTAATAGACGGATTTAAGAGATTAAACGTTAATCAGGCCGGAATAAGCGATGCCAATGAGGAGATGCTTGCGAAGGCTGAAATGGAAGAAGAAAAAGAATGTACAACAGCGAAAAACATCAATGCAGTCCTTGTTTCCGGAACTGAATACATTGAAGTAAAGTCCGCAAGCAATATCCAGAATGTGGAAGAGCTTGAGACGGGATATACAGCAAATATCCAGTACACTATAAAAATCGACAGTGATACCCCTGCTGGAAATTATGAACTCCTGCTGCCCGTAAGTTATGATTATCAGGCAAATGTCCGGACCGCAACCGGGGAAATTATAAACCTGGGACTTACGGATATGGAATATACGATAGATTACGATACAAAAGAAGAGACTCTCAGGATACCGATTTCCATAAAAAGTGAGCCGAAGTTTGAAGTGACAGAGGTTTCAGGAAACCTGAAACAGGGAGAAAGCAGAGTCATCAATGTTACCTATATGAACACAAGAGAAGAGGTTGCACAGGATGCCACTGCCCGAATAATCGTAATGACTCCACTCAGCACACAGAAGTCCATGGTGAGACTCGGAGACATAGGGCCGGGGGAAAGCAGGACTGCCAGCTTCGAGATTGCTTCGGCCAGGGAAGCTACTGTAAAGAATTATGGAATTGACAGCGAGATAAAGTATGTTGACAAGGATGGTGAAACCTCCTTTTCAAATAACCTGAAAGTGCATGTGCCTCTTGAAGCGACTGAGAAAAAAATCAGCATAACAGGCATAGCAATCATACTGATTATCCTTATCGCCCTTTACCAGATCGTAAATATGTACAGGAAAAGAAACAGGAATAATGATGAAACCGCGCCAGGTGATGAGAATGAATAA
- a CDS encoding COG1361 S-layer family protein has translation MNKNGFFATITALLILCSAALPAQAAFPKNFDISENYYTVYGGPDINATLVGDNEYSRGDTVTLNINMMNKGAITGFKSEKDADFGEYVDIMLQQAEMQYEAQATTAVGILATLKSDNEYVKVKSGPQEAGTLKQGKQSSSPTKFTVEINKNTPAGTYPLTLDLSYMYQHNVQLSGDDFDNNIGLVRNKEVGIWYENQTQTQTIEIKVKEEPYFEVTNVTGELYPDQGGMLYVTYKNTGEKPAKDATVRLSASDPFSTTDDQAYLGTLGPGKTAVAIFDIDVDEDATAKLYSLNSEILYEDVNGHDQISDSVKVNVEVLPAQKRLPGYQFGAGIAFMALAAFFVIFRKKQQQK, from the coding sequence ATGAATAAAAATGGATTTTTTGCTACTATCACAGCTCTTCTAATCCTTTGCTCTGCTGCCCTGCCAGCACAGGCAGCTTTCCCTAAAAACTTCGATATCAGTGAGAACTACTACACTGTTTACGGAGGACCCGATATTAACGCCACACTTGTTGGAGACAACGAATATTCAAGGGGAGATACTGTAACCCTTAACATAAATATGATGAATAAAGGCGCCATCACCGGATTTAAGTCAGAAAAAGATGCAGACTTTGGGGAGTATGTTGACATAATGCTTCAGCAGGCTGAAATGCAGTATGAAGCGCAGGCTACAACAGCAGTAGGCATCCTTGCAACCCTCAAATCTGATAACGAGTATGTAAAAGTTAAATCCGGGCCTCAGGAAGCAGGCACCCTCAAACAGGGTAAACAGAGTTCAAGCCCGACAAAATTCACTGTTGAGATAAACAAGAATACTCCTGCAGGAACGTATCCCCTGACCCTTGACCTGTCATACATGTACCAGCATAATGTGCAGTTGAGCGGAGACGACTTTGACAACAACATCGGCCTTGTCAGGAACAAAGAGGTAGGCATCTGGTATGAAAATCAGACCCAGACCCAGACTATAGAGATAAAGGTCAAGGAAGAACCCTACTTTGAGGTTACGAATGTAACAGGTGAGCTTTATCCTGATCAAGGCGGGATGCTTTATGTAACATACAAGAACACGGGAGAAAAGCCTGCAAAGGATGCAACCGTAAGGCTCAGTGCAAGTGACCCCTTCAGTACAACCGACGACCAGGCTTATCTTGGAACCCTGGGCCCGGGAAAGACCGCTGTTGCCATTTTTGATATAGACGTGGATGAGGATGCAACAGCCAAACTGTATTCCCTGAACAGCGAGATCCTCTATGAGGATGTAAACGGGCATGACCAGATCTCTGACAGTGTAAAGGTTAATGTTGAAGTTCTGCCTGCTCAAAAAAGGCTTCCAGGGTACCAGTTTGGAGCCGGAATTGCTTTCATGGCTCTGGCAGCCTTCTTTGTGATTTTCAGGAAAAAACAGCAGCAAAAATAA
- a CDS encoding TOBE domain-containing protein, translated as MKAKTKLWFTEDGRTVMGAGRAELLKTIDEERSLRKACQKLGISYKHAWMMLKKMNDALGEPAVVTVRGGKDQGTFLTDLGRKLLVEYETNKKLINEAVGDETSWENVGFKLSARNKLPGKVVEVEKNGLVSKLTIEIEPSVLTSVVTEEAVEKLDIKPGDRIYAVIKSTEVMVAKAIGEKEPVNSGSKRSDTD; from the coding sequence GTGAAAGCGAAAACAAAGCTCTGGTTTACCGAAGATGGAAGGACAGTAATGGGGGCTGGCAGAGCCGAATTGTTGAAAACAATTGACGAAGAACGCTCCCTCCGTAAAGCCTGTCAGAAACTTGGAATTTCCTATAAACATGCCTGGATGATGCTTAAAAAAATGAATGATGCTCTTGGCGAGCCTGCGGTAGTTACTGTACGTGGGGGAAAAGACCAGGGAACTTTTCTGACTGATCTTGGAAGAAAACTGCTTGTTGAGTACGAAACAAATAAAAAGCTGATTAATGAAGCTGTAGGGGACGAAACCTCATGGGAAAATGTAGGCTTCAAGCTTTCAGCCCGAAATAAGCTTCCCGGAAAAGTAGTTGAAGTCGAGAAAAATGGGCTTGTCTCCAAGCTCACAATTGAGATTGAACCTTCAGTCCTTACCTCAGTGGTTACGGAGGAGGCAGTCGAAAAACTGGACATAAAGCCAGGAGACCGGATTTATGCGGTCATAAAATCCACAGAAGTAATGGTCGCAAAAGCCATCGGTGAAAAAGAGCCTGTAAATTCTGGCTCAAAAAGGTCTGATACAGACTGA
- a CDS encoding TOBE domain-containing protein: MNCGITLNALITWKSAEKMDISPDARVYARFRANSVHVLR; this comes from the coding sequence TTGAACTGCGGAATCACCCTGAATGCCCTTATAACCTGGAAATCGGCAGAAAAAATGGATATTTCTCCGGATGCCCGGGTTTATGCCCGGTTCAGGGCAAATTCTGTTCATGTACTCCGCTAA
- a CDS encoding sodium:solute symporter family protein, with product MDGYNIFLALLAVYIIGLVTVGWYFNKKQKSITDFWLAGRKVGPGALGFSAAASWLTAGGILAVIGYFILQGMGSIWAFVAPNIVALLVIAVLVGKIKNLPAITQPELLEQRYGSSVRWPVALIITVVMILFAVADVTGLSLVLQVFYGLDPLYAAAIVAIAVSLYVTLGGLSAVVWTDVIQFSFLSLFTIAMAFAAVGTVADGGLNTPAISSSELFGSLPDVWWNPLSIGLPMVLIFCLAIIPGWITEQDPWQKVWAARDAKSARTGMIIGSLMITIVFSACAVIAIALSSIYPEIPQMGFPAGMAQAEPALLAFVSERFASAPLIVAISAIGLAAASMSCADTFATSGASCISRDIYQRYIKPDATMKEMLIVNRVSVLIIVLAATAGSFIIPNIIDAIHIATFIASASYFFPLMGGLYWKRATKEGAFAGMVIGFIVQVALVVLDLVKTPPLAPSYLETIHPVLMSHGVIVGMSLSAIAFFGVSLMTKPSSRVNLAPFFEEEAEELARYETGEINEADPSYSAFLKNVNEKVAGERTHLQLNLRTSGTLSWHELVEKLKSSSPAWVTPTGLDSVYRLTHGDMLACVAVTRGSGEQDIWLKAEPKIETVGRQRKELFTAYEELKKVLDQKGVKLDFY from the coding sequence ATGGATGGTTATAATATCTTTTTGGCTTTGCTTGCAGTCTATATAATCGGACTTGTGACTGTTGGCTGGTACTTCAATAAAAAACAGAAATCTATTACCGACTTCTGGCTTGCAGGACGAAAAGTAGGTCCCGGAGCACTTGGATTTTCAGCTGCAGCATCATGGCTTACAGCTGGAGGAATTCTTGCGGTTATCGGGTATTTCATACTGCAGGGAATGGGCTCCATATGGGCTTTTGTAGCTCCAAATATTGTCGCCCTCCTTGTCATCGCTGTACTTGTGGGCAAGATCAAAAACCTGCCTGCAATTACACAGCCTGAACTTCTGGAACAGCGTTATGGGAGCTCAGTCCGGTGGCCTGTTGCTCTGATCATTACCGTAGTGATGATTCTTTTTGCAGTAGCAGATGTTACAGGTCTCTCCCTCGTGCTTCAGGTATTTTACGGGCTTGATCCGCTCTATGCTGCGGCTATTGTTGCAATTGCAGTATCCCTTTACGTAACCCTCGGCGGCCTTTCGGCAGTAGTCTGGACAGATGTCATCCAGTTCTCGTTCCTCTCTCTTTTTACAATAGCAATGGCTTTTGCTGCAGTAGGGACAGTGGCAGATGGAGGTCTTAATACTCCTGCAATAAGCAGCTCTGAACTCTTCGGGAGCCTTCCCGATGTATGGTGGAACCCCTTGTCAATCGGCCTCCCCATGGTTCTGATCTTCTGCCTTGCCATTATTCCGGGATGGATTACAGAACAGGACCCCTGGCAGAAGGTATGGGCTGCAAGAGATGCAAAATCCGCCCGTACAGGGATGATCATAGGGTCTCTTATGATCACCATAGTTTTCTCGGCATGTGCTGTAATAGCAATAGCTCTCAGTTCCATATACCCGGAAATCCCGCAAATGGGCTTCCCTGCAGGCATGGCACAGGCAGAGCCTGCACTTCTTGCTTTTGTCAGTGAGCGTTTTGCTTCTGCTCCCCTGATTGTAGCTATAAGTGCAATAGGGCTTGCAGCAGCTTCCATGTCCTGCGCTGACACCTTTGCAACATCTGGAGCTTCCTGCATTTCAAGGGACATTTATCAAAGGTACATAAAGCCCGATGCTACAATGAAGGAGATGCTCATTGTAAACAGGGTGAGTGTGCTAATTATCGTACTTGCAGCAACAGCTGGCTCATTTATTATCCCCAACATTATAGATGCAATTCATATTGCTACCTTTATTGCAAGCGCTTCTTACTTCTTTCCTCTTATGGGAGGGCTCTACTGGAAAAGAGCGACAAAAGAAGGAGCTTTTGCAGGGATGGTAATCGGATTTATTGTCCAGGTAGCCCTTGTAGTTCTGGACCTTGTAAAAACCCCTCCCCTGGCTCCAAGCTACCTTGAGACCATCCATCCCGTTCTGATGAGCCACGGTGTTATTGTGGGAATGAGCCTGAGTGCAATTGCATTCTTTGGGGTTTCCCTGATGACAAAACCCTCAAGCAGGGTTAACCTTGCACCCTTTTTCGAAGAAGAAGCAGAAGAGCTTGCCCGCTATGAGACAGGTGAGATCAACGAAGCAGATCCATCGTACAGCGCATTCCTCAAAAACGTTAATGAGAAAGTTGCAGGGGAGCGTACTCACCTTCAGCTTAACCTCAGGACTTCAGGAACCCTCAGCTGGCACGAGCTTGTAGAAAAGCTGAAAAGCAGTTCTCCTGCATGGGTTACTCCTACGGGGCTTGACTCCGTATACAGGTTGACCCACGGAGACATGCTCGCCTGCGTGGCTGTTACCAGAGGAAGCGGAGAACAGGACATCTGGCTCAAAGCCGAACCAAAAATAGAAACCGTAGGAAGGCAGAGAAAAGAGCTTTTTACAGCCTATGAAGAGCTGAAGAAAGTGCTTGACCAGAAAGGAGTTAAACTGGATTTTTACTGA
- a CDS encoding sugar phosphate isomerase/epimerase family protein encodes MIFGASSFAGSLQELKENVGSIELYVPKLGIYSGTVLENRKLEYILDEMSVYGFPGTVHAPYSAAAPGYPTALQVDTANMGKREFTLLEESMEIANRIGSRIVVIHPGKIGLDKEKSFDSMVKNLESLSSLAENYGVILGLENKEGTDPSNFCCEAEELAGTIELVNSDHLKATLDIGHANLTCGGDPGKLRVFVQTLQKHVIHIHLHDNRGQWTEKYDGDEHMAPGKGCVDFSVLKLLSGYRGVYNLEVFSLEDVRLGKEVIEKALYS; translated from the coding sequence GTGATTTTCGGAGCTTCGTCTTTTGCCGGCTCCCTTCAGGAGCTGAAGGAAAATGTGGGGTCGATAGAACTTTACGTCCCCAAACTCGGAATTTACAGCGGTACTGTACTTGAAAATAGAAAACTTGAATATATTCTTGATGAAATGTCAGTATACGGCTTTCCGGGGACTGTCCATGCTCCTTATTCAGCGGCAGCTCCTGGATATCCCACAGCCCTGCAGGTAGATACTGCAAACATGGGAAAAAGAGAGTTTACTCTTCTTGAAGAGTCCATGGAAATTGCAAACAGGATAGGTTCCAGGATAGTTGTCATCCACCCTGGCAAAATAGGGCTCGATAAGGAAAAGTCCTTTGATTCAATGGTCAAAAATCTGGAATCTCTTTCCTCTCTTGCTGAAAACTATGGAGTTATACTCGGGCTTGAAAATAAAGAAGGAACAGACCCTTCAAACTTTTGTTGCGAAGCAGAAGAACTCGCTGGGACCATTGAACTTGTAAACTCGGACCATCTGAAGGCTACCCTGGATATCGGGCACGCAAACCTTACCTGCGGCGGCGATCCCGGAAAACTAAGGGTTTTTGTTCAGACTCTACAGAAACATGTTATTCACATTCATCTGCACGATAATAGAGGGCAATGGACAGAAAAGTACGACGGGGACGAACATATGGCACCGGGAAAAGGATGTGTTGACTTCTCTGTCCTCAAACTGCTCTCAGGTTACAGAGGGGTCTACAATCTGGAAGTCTTCTCTCTGGAAGATGTAAGGCTTGGAAAAGAAGTCATTGAAAAAGCTCTGTATTCCTGA